AAAACCTGCGTCGAACAGAGGACAACCGAGGACTCAAAGACCCAGAGACAGAGACAAACCGGGAAAACTTTAAGTTAACATCACCGAAAGTTGTGAAGGTGGTGAGAGAAATGAGGATTATCTGGTATGGACACTCGTGCTTCTGGATCGAGACCAAGGGCGTGAGGCTGCTCATTGACCCGTATCCGGAGGTTGACGACGACAGGATAGGCGAGGTAGACTATATACTGCTAACCCACGAGCATGTGGACCACTACGGCAAGGTGGAGCTTCTCTCCCGCCTCAGAGATGCCACCGTGATAGGCCCGCCGACGGTATACATGATGGCGATAAGCGACGGTGTCACGAAGGCCAGGGAGATACGCGAGGGACAGACAATAGAGCTTGAGAACGGGGTCAAGGTCACCGCATTCTACATGGAGCACCCCTCTAGCCAGTACCCCCTCGGCTACCTCATAGAGGGCGACAAGAGGCTCTTCCACGCGGGAGACACTTACTCCACACCAAACCTCCAGAAGCTCCGCGGAAAGGTTGACGTCCTGCTCGTGCCGATAAGCGGCCGCTCGACGGCAAACGAGCGCGAGGCGGCGCAAATAGTCGAGGATATAAGGCCCCGCGTGGTCATCCCGATGCACTATGGAGTCTACAGTGACGGGGATCCCGAGAAGCTCCGTGAGGAACTTCAGAAGAGGCGCATCTGGGCCCTCGTCAAACCCCTGGAACTCTACGAGGAGCTGACCCTTTAGCGGTGAAGGGGATGCTCTCAACCGGGGTCAAATCACTCG
The sequence above is drawn from the Thermococcus pacificus genome and encodes:
- a CDS encoding MBL fold metallo-hydrolase encodes the protein MRIIWYGHSCFWIETKGVRLLIDPYPEVDDDRIGEVDYILLTHEHVDHYGKVELLSRLRDATVIGPPTVYMMAISDGVTKAREIREGQTIELENGVKVTAFYMEHPSSQYPLGYLIEGDKRLFHAGDTYSTPNLQKLRGKVDVLLVPISGRSTANEREAAQIVEDIRPRVVIPMHYGVYSDGDPEKLREELQKRRIWALVKPLELYEELTL